Proteins encoded together in one Xiphophorus maculatus strain JP 163 A chromosome 13, X_maculatus-5.0-male, whole genome shotgun sequence window:
- the LOC106700405 gene encoding gastrula zinc finger protein XlCGF8.2DB-like has translation MMIHTGEKPFSCVTCGKSFFHKHHLTRHMMIHTGEKPFSCVTCGKSFIQKHVLTQHMMIHTGEKPFSCVSCGKSFSGKYNLTEHMMIHTGEKTFSCFTCVNCGKSFIQKHVLTQHMMIHTGEKPFSCVSCGKSFSEKYNLTKHMMIHTGEKPFSCVSCGKSFIRKQDLSKHMMIHTGEKPFSCVTCGKSFIRKQDLTKHMMIHTGEKPFSCVNCGKRFRHKPTLTQHMRIHTGEKPFSCGHCGKSFSNKQCLIRHMARHTVEKL, from the exons atgatgatccacactggtgaaaagccgttttcatgtgtgacctgtggaaaaagtttttttcacaaacatcatttaactcggcacatgatgattcacactggtgaaaagccgttttcatgtgtgacctgtgggaaaagttttattcaaaaacatgttttaactcagcacatgatgattcacactggtgaaaagccgttttcttGTGTgagctgtggaaaaagtttcagtggaaaatacaatttaactgagcacatgatgattcacactggtgaaaagacgttttcatgt tttacatgtgtgaactgtggaaaaagttttattcaaaaacatgttttaactcagcacatgatgattcacactggtgaaaagccgttttcttGTGTgagctgtggaaaaagtttcagtgaaaaatacaatttaactaagcacatgatgattcacacgggtgaaaagccgttttcatgtgtgtcctgtggaaaaagttttattcgaaaacaggatttatctaagcacatgatgattcacactggtgaaaagccgttttcatgtgtgacctgtggaaaaagttttattcgaaaacaggatttaactaagcacatgatgattcacacaggtgaaaagcctttttcatgtgtgaactgtggaaaacgttttagGCATAAACCgactttaactcagcacatgagaattcacacgggtgaaaagccgttttcatgtggacATTGTGGAAAAAGCTTTAGTAATAAACAGTGTTTAATTCGGCACATGGCGcgtcacacagttgaaaagctgtag
- the LOC111610459 gene encoding piggyBac transposable element-derived protein 3-like, which produces MPVKLFHTYSRLMRFDDRESRPARRMTDKLAAIREVWDKWVERLPYLYNPEPDVTVDEQLVPFRGCCPFRQYMPSKPAKYGIKSWVASESSYAWKMQVYTGKSTSGCPEKNQGLRVVLDVTEGLRGHNVTCDNFFNSYELGQQLLKRKITMVGTVQKNKPELPPALLGSKEREVFSSKFAFTPTTTLVSYLPKKNKNVVLLSTLHKDGDISDREDRKPIIILE; this is translated from the exons ATGCCAGTCAAACTCTTTCACACCTACTCAAGACTGATGCGATTTGATGACCGTGAATCAAGACCAGCAAGACGTATGACAGACAAACTTGCAGCCATAAGAGAGGTATGGGACAAGTGGGTGGAGCGGTTGCCCTACCTCTACAATCCAGAGCCTGATGTAACAGTGGATGAGCAACTGGTTCCATTTAGAg GTTGTTGTCCTTTCCGGCAGTATATGCCCAGCAAGCCAGCAAAATATGGGATCAAGTCATGGGTGGCTTCTGAATCAAGCTATGCTTGGAAAATGCAAGTCTATACTGGGAAGTCAACCAGTGGATGCCCAGAGAAGAACCAGGGGTTGCGAGTTGTGCTTGATGTGACAGAGGGACTGAGGGGTCACAATGTGACATGTGACAATTTCTTCAACTCTTATGAACTCGGACAGCAGCTCCTGAAGAGGAAGATCACCATGGTTGGTACAGTTCAAAAGAACAAGCCTGAGCTCCCACCTGCACTGCTTGGGTCAAAGGAGAGAGAGGTCTTCTCCTCAAAGTTTGCCTTCACACCCACCACCACTCTAGTTTCCTacctcccaaagaaaaacaagaatgtagtTCTTCTGAGCACACTGCACAAAGACGGCGACATTAGTGACCGTGAGGACAGGAAGCCAATCATCATCCTGGAATAA